In the Ipomoea triloba cultivar NCNSP0323 chromosome 6, ASM357664v1 genome, one interval contains:
- the LOC116022979 gene encoding uncharacterized protein LOC116022979: protein MGQSSSTDQLSPEQREAESIAASTGALPTLQKSFSVLSDPQTNSIPIESLKKCFSFTIENSGHEGNGVPKDFPVLLSYLSSCIVDQFFFSDGEVGWVEFLKGYSNCCAMTIGSASFNNLFRLFAMVSSEAGLPAKLQFGSDDDDNKVSGYLLPVDLLMLLWMCWVMWWDCKKLNCGESLGDSGLPDVTNLVWSAVESCAEEGGKLDPWECNVLETFVQLPAGKITMWALKTVPNLTDCLSHFVHARLSHSANLEGKSNQPGPFVFDVSPKENSISNLITCGRAWAISLTLRGTMCDEISKACFPSSADDLNDLILYRSSVHGKGLTRFWSNVEGYNAPLLILIAAYEPKNDERKWIIGALINQGLESKDSFYGTSGSLYAISPVFNVFISSGKEKNIVYSHLHPTVKMYEPRPKPVGLAFGGSLGHERIFLEEDFAGVTIRHHAADRTYQHGSLFAGQGFLTHEASVLDVEVWGLGGKKAKETQTAYKKREELFTEQRRKVDLKTFGNWEDSPEKMMMDMITDPNAVRREDR from the exons ATGGGGCAATCATCATCCACCGACCAACTATCGCCGGAGCAACGGGAAGCAGAATCCATAGCTGCGTCCACCGGAGCTCTCCCCACGCTTCAAAAATCCTTTTCTGTCCTCTCCGATCCCCAAACCAACTCCATTCCCATTGAATCGCTCAAG AAATGTTTCAGCTTTACCATTGAGAACTCCGGGCACGAAGGAAATGGCGTGCCTAAAGATTTCCCGGTTTTGTTGAGTTACTTGAGTTCTTGCATAGTTGACCAGTTTTTCTTCTCGGATGGAGAAGTGGGCTGGGTTGAGTTCTTGAAAGGGTATTCCAATTGTTGTGCAATGACAATTGGTTCAGCTTCTTTCAATAATTTGTTTAGGTTGTTTGCCATGGTGAGCTCAGAAGCAGGTCTTCCTGCAAAATTGCAGTTTGGgtctgatgatgatgacaatAAAGTCAGTGGGTATCTATTGCCTGTTGATTTGTTGATGCTTCTTTGGATGTGTTGGGTTATGTGGTGGGATTGTAAGAAACTGAATTGTGGTGAGTCTTTAGGGGATTCTGGGCTTCCAGATGTTACGAATTTGGTATGGTCAGCCGTTGAATCGTGTGCTGAGGAAGGCGGTAAGTTGGACCCGTGGGAGTGTAACGTTTTAGAAACCTTTGTTCAGCTTCCTGCTGGTAAAATCACTATGTGGGCGTTAAAGACGGTGCCAAACCTCACAGATTGCCTCTCGCATTTTGTTCATGCCAGACTTTCTCACTCGGCAAACCTTGAG GGCAAATCAAACCAGCCGGGGCCTTTTGTGTTTGATGTTTCCCCAAAGGAGAATTCTATTAGCAACCTCATTACTTGTGGAAGGGCCTGGGCTATCTCCCTTACACTGAGGGGCACTATGTGTGACGAAATTTCAAAAGCATGCTTTCCAAGTAGTGCGGATGATTTAAATGACTTGATTCTTTATCG gTCATCAGTCCATGGGAAAGGTCTGACCAGATTTTGGTCAAATGTTGAAGGCTATAATGCTCCATTGTTGATTTTAATTGCTGCTTATGAACCTAAAAATGACGAAAGGAAATGGATTATCGGTGCTCTCATTAATCAGGGTTTAGAGAGCAAGGATTCGTTTTATGGAACTTCTGGTAGTTTATATGCTATTAGTCCAGTGTTTAATGTTTTCATATCCTCGG GGAAGGAGAAAAATATTGTTTATAGCCACTTGCATCCAACTGTTAAGATGTACGAGCCTCGTCCAAAGCCTGTTGGGCTTGCTTTTGGAGGATCTCTTGGCCACGAGAGGATATTTTTGGAAGAGGATTTTGCTGGAGTCACTATACGCCATCATGCTGCTGACAGAACCTACCAACACGGTTCGCTTTTCGCTGGTCAG GGGTTCTTGACACATGAAGCTTCGGTACTCGACGTTGAGGTGTGGGGATTGGGCGGGAAAAAAGCGAAAGAGACACAAACAGCGTATAAGAAAAGGGAGGAACTCTTTACTGAGCAAAGGCGGAAG GTTGATCTGAAAACATTTGGGAATTGGGAAGACTCCCCTGAGAAGATGATGATGGACATGATTACTGATCCCAATGCAGTCCGCCGGGAAGATCGATAG
- the LOC116022324 gene encoding protein IQ-DOMAIN 32-like, which yields MGRSATTCFKIIACGSDSADRDEVEAPESKGSSDKRGWSFRKRSARHRVLSNTVVSETQSANKDSSESIGINSQAQPNSGTPGKASTEQLNSNFPDKTYSTEPLSDVPEKTYAKEPESNTPDKTCATDPLSDVPESTDAKEPESNTPEKPSAVECADEKPESPISIDEKLVDAAASEVDDNKDNVTLKEPDVIVIQTAIRVFLAQNSLLKHKKVIKLQAAVRGHLVRRHAVGTLRCVQAIVKMQALVRARHAHRHIEGNDKLEKDHLCSNMGTENSSKKSRASYTSIEKLLSNRFARQLLESSPRTKTNIKCDPSKSDSSWTWLERWMSVSTRLSPSTEIPAEQHEKEEVEHLDDHLEAATEPETQSASKLESTSIESSKEAPAVLSENDENLITYDEDRLSFEAHHPSASPDLTYKQEEPQPQDLGEEISRDESGSSLPLPSREKAVLPEEHDSFPLKTETENDEQLHSGKRIAPEQPEGKKFSLGSRKASNPAFIAAQSKFEVLSLTAGSGKVTSLCSQETETESFADTISSATNNAVKTSEASLPENSGLHSSVQVGGSECGTELSVSSTLDSPDRSEARVHEFEQESKTSIDTTAHHHKSNENLDIETHEQTSSGNELPNVDSVQPGRHVDSISDSEHTGPVVAPDLPHLEQKPETHATDVQIEPGSEMGCQVSKSSPEPSPRSHVTFPESQQGTPSSNVSVKPKTKSEKGGSNSKRRLSSSAGNKSPSNPNQDAGTTSLDQLPKDQRSGKRRNSFGSAKSEHVDQEPRDSSSSSSLPSYMQATESARAKAISNSSPRSSPDVHNKDAYVKKRHSLPGSNGRQESPRIQRSLSQAQQTAKGNGTQSPHERRWQR from the exons atGGGAAGATCTGCAACAACTTGCTTCAAGATCATCGCTTGTGGCAGTGATTCAGCAGACAGGGATGAAGTTGAAGCTCCTGAG TCTAAGGGCTCAAGTGACAAACGCGGATGGAGTTTCCGTAAGAGATCTGCAAGGCATCGTGTTCTGAGCAACACGGTGGTCTCAGAAACACAATCCGCAAATAAGGACAGCTCAGAATCAATTGGCATCAATTCTCAAGCACAGCCTAACTCTGGCACTCCGGGAAAGGCCTCAACAGAACAACTTAACTCCAATTTTCCAGACAAGACCTACTCAACTGAACCTCTGTCTGATGTTCCTGAGAAGACATATGCCAAAGAACCTGAATCCAATACTCCAGACAAGACCTGTGCAACTGATCCTCTGTCCGATGTTCCTGAGAGTACAGATGCCAAAGAACCTGAATCCAATACTCCGGAGAAGCCCTCCGCTGTTGAGTGTGCAGATGAGAAACCCGAGTCTCCAATTTCAATTGACGAAAAGTTAGTGGACGCTGCAGCTAGTGAAGTGGATGATAATAAAGATAACGTAACTCTGAAGGAACCAGATGTTATTGTTATACAGACCGCTATCAGGGTGTTTCTG GCTCAAAACTCACTATTGAAGCATAAGAAAGTAATAAAACTGCAAGCTGCTGTACGGGGGCATCTAGTTCGCAGGCATGCCGTGGGAACTCTACGGTGTGTTCAAGCTATTGTCAAAATGCAAGCTCTTGTTCGGGCTCGTCATGCGCATCGCCATATTGAAGGGAATGATAAGCTGGAGAAAGATCATCTATGTTCAAATATG GGAACAGAAAATTCCAGCAAGAAGTCACGGGCGTCTTACACTTCCATTGAAAAGCTACTAAGCAATAGGTTTGCTCGGCAG CTTCTGGAATCATCTCCAAGGACCAAAACTAACATCAAGTGTGATCCTTCAAAATCCGACTCCTCCTGGACATGGTTAGAAAGATGGATGTCTGTTTCAACAAGGTTGTCCCCAAGTACAGAAATACCTGCTGAACAGCACGAAAAGGAAGAGGTTGAACACTTGGACGACCATTTGGAAGCTGCAACTGAACCCGAAACTCAATCTGCAAGTAAACTTGAATCAACAAGCATCGAGTCTAGTAAAGAGGCACCGGCAGTACTATccgaaaatgatgaaaatttgaTCACTTATGATGAAGACAGGTTATCCTTTGAAGCACATCATCCCTCAGCATCGCCTGATTTAACTTATAAACAAGAAGAACCTCAGCCTCAGGATCTCGGTGAAGAGATTTCAAGAGATGAGTCGGGTTCTTCTTTACCTCTTCCATCCAGGGAAAAGGCGGTGCTGCCAGAAGAGCATGATTCTTTCCCTCTTAAGACTGAAACTGAGAATGATGAACAGCTACACTCGGGGAAGAGGATTGCCCCCGAGCAACCAGAGGGGAAAAAGTTCTCTCTTGGATCTAGAAAGGCAAGTAATCCCGCGTTTATTGCTGCTCAGTCAAAATTTGAAGTACTAAGTTTGACAGCCGGTTCTGGGAAAGTAACAAGTTTGTGCAGTCAAGAAACTGAAACAGAGTCTTTTGCCGATACAATATCATCTGCCACCAATAATGCAGTGAAGACAAGTGAGGCGAGCCTACCAGAGAATTCTGGTCTACACAGTTCTGTTCAAGTCGGGGGATCTGAATGTGGCACTGAACTTTCTGTTTCTTCCACACTCGATTCACCAGATAGGTCTGAGGCTAGAGTTCATGAGTTTGAGCAGGAATCAAAAACTTCCATTGATACTACTGCACATCATCATAAGAGCAATGAGAATCTGGATATCGAGACTCATGAACAGACAAGTTCAGGGAATGAACTTCCAAACGTTGATTCTGTCCAGCCCGGGAGACATGTTGATAGTATTAGTGACAGTGAACATACTGGTCCTGTGGTTGCTCCCGATTTACCACATCTCGAGCAGAAGCCCGAGACACATGCCACTGATGTGCAGATTGAGCCTGGATCCGAGATGGGTTGTCAGGTATCCAAGTCATCACCCGAGCCATCTCCAAGGAGCCATGTAACTTTTCCTGAATCCCAACAAGGTACACCTTCTAGTAATGTATCGGTAAAACCtaagaccaaaagtgaaaaaggtGGATCAAACAGCAAGCGCCGCTTGTCATCATCTGCTGGAAACAAATCCCCTTCAAATCCTAACCAAGATGCAGGGACAACTAGTTTGGATCAATTACCTAAGGATCAGAGAAGTGGGAAGCGGAGAAACTCATTCGGTTCTGCAAAAAGTGAACACGTGGATCAGGAACCAAGAGATAGCAGTAGCAGTAGTTCTCTCCCAAGTTACATGCAAGCAACAGAATCAGCAAGAGCTAAGGCTATCTCGAACAGCTCTCCCAGATCAAGTCCCGATGTCCATAACAAGGATGCTTATGTTAAAAAGAGACATTCTCTGCCTGGTTCAAATGGAAGGCAGGAGTCACCTAGGATTCAGCGGTCTCTGTCTCAGGCACAACAGACCGCAAAAGGAAATGGAACTCAGTCTCCACATG AGAGAAGGTGGCAGAGATGA
- the LOC116021902 gene encoding uncharacterized protein LOC116021902, giving the protein MARQNSNAPIHQNMGLGGSLARSLSQPTAFANNSLPPLSPSPHSGPPMPSSIYSLKDAIIEDADGACQGRENVLRGSDGLPPRKGHRRSNSDVLFGISPSFQYPPQLMMPMHGQGDVVRAAYDGDCQGRDAPILLQKQEVNVGSGDKSHAKGMGEKKFEGGVIHELFSSYMNLGNLEAFYSSRNEDRSKDSMVSGSKQISSGDNSNETESASKASGAKIHTAGAGEKVKRSAAGDTVPVTRHFRSLSMDSAFPNLSSVDESQKLPTSLGNQVGQLSPSNSLNERLPKLNFDLISVEFSEAELKKIMADERLAEVATTDPKQAKRILANRHSAARSKERKMRYISELEHKVHTLQTEATTLSAQITTLQKDISGLKSENNELQFRLQAMGHQAQLRDALHESLSAEIQCLKLAMGELREEGKLSNHTPREISEKHHMFQMQRQQPGQVQVSYCQ; this is encoded by the exons ATGGCTCGGCAGAATTCCAATGCACCAATTCATCAGAATATGGGGTTGGGAGGTTCACTTGCAAGGTCCTTATCTCAGCCAACTGCTTTTGCAAACAATTCCCTGCCTCCATTAAGCCCTTCTCCTCACAGTGGCCCACCAATGCCTTCAAGTATCTATAGCTTGAAGGATGCAATCATTGAGGATGCAGATGGTGCTTGCCAAGGCAGGGAGAATGTTTTGCGAGGTAGTGATGGCCTTCCACCTCGTAAAGGCCATCGTCGTTCCAATAGTGATGTTCTATTTGGGATCTCACCTAGTTTTCAGTATCCACCTCAGTTGATGATGCCCATGCATGGCCAGGGGGATGTTGTCAGAGCAGCATATGATGGTGATTGTCAGGGAAGAGATGCTCCCATTCTTCTGCAGAAACAGGAAGTGAATGTGGGTAGTGGGGACAAGAGCCATGCAAAGGGGATGGGTGAAAAGAAATTTGAGGGAGGGGTTATACATGAGCTGTTCTCTTCATACATGAATTTGGGTAATTTAGAAGCATTTTACTCTTCTAGAAATGAGGATAGAAGTAAGGATAGCATGGTTAGTGGGTCCAAGCAGATAAGCTCTGGTGATAATAGCAATGAAACAGAAAGTGCCTCAAAAGCAAGTGGTGCTAAAATCCACACAGCAGGTGCAGGAGAAAAAGTTAAAAGGAGCGCTGCTGGAGATACTGTGCCTGTCACTCGACACTTCAGGAGTCTTTCAATGGATAGCGCGTTTCCAAATTTGAGCTCGGTTGATGAGTCACAAAAGTTACCCACTTCTCTGGGAAATCAAGTTGGGCAGCTTTCACCTAGCAATTCGTTGAATGAAAGGTTACCCAAGTTGAATTTTGATCTTATAAGTGTTGAGTTTAGTGAAGCTGAGCTGAAAAAGATTATGGCTGACGAAAGGCTTGCTGAGGTTGCAACGACAGATCCTAAACAGGCGAAAAG AATATTGGCTAATCGTCATTCTGCAGCTCGTTCCAAGGAGCGAAAGATGCGGTACATTTCAGAGTTGGAACACAAGGTTCATACTCTGCAAACGGAGGCAACCACATTGTCTGCCCAAATTACTACTTTGCAG AAAGATATTAGCGGGCTTAAAAGTGAGaacaatgaattgcaattccgcctTCAAGCTATGGGTCACCAGGCACAACTCAGAGATG CTCTGCACGAGTCACTATCTGCAGAAATCCAGTGTCTAAAGCTTGCAATGGGCGAGTTGAGGGAAGAGGGAAAACTCTCGAATCACACGCCTCGTGAGATTTCCGAGAAGCATCATATGTTTCAGATGCAGCGTCAGCAGCCTGGTCAAGTCCAAGTTTCCTACTGCCAATAG
- the LOC116023692 gene encoding aldehyde oxidase GLOX-like has product MTPKLILFFTLFLLPQTFHNRGFFAAVAALRGGGKWDLLQSSIGISAMHMQLLHNDKIVAFDRTNIGPSNISLPAGKCHHGVSGGGSFGGNKTPPDDNCTAHSVEYDVVSNSIRPVLVLSDFWCSSASVSPAGTLIQTGGYGEGTRVVRRFNPCNDAECDWEEIKYGLTRPRWYSTDHILPDGRQIIVGGRRAFNYEFFPKSGPADAVYSLPFLAQTTDPGQGAENNLYPFVLLNVDGNLFIFANNRAILLDYVNNVVVRQYPQIPGGEPRNYPSSGSAVLLPLKNLKGSTTMAEVLVCGGSPKDAYYNARRNIFVGALNTCGRIVITDPNPVWITEEMPFPRVMGDMVVLPTGNVLIINGATNGAAGWDLARNPAFHPVLYRPDGPPRSRFDLQNPNKIPRMYHSTAVLITDGRVLVAGSNPHATYKFTNVAFPTELSMEAFSPSYLDPKYAALRPEILSPASQSWLSYGEVVSVQFKVSGKVDLSSVKVTMVSPAFSTHSFSMNQRLLVLNIVKVKAAGEESYGIDVVAPDSGNLAPSGYYLLFVVHREIPSKGIWVHIQ; this is encoded by the coding sequence ATGACTCCAAAACTTATTCTTTTCTTCACACTCTTTCTACTGCCGCAAACATTTCACAATCGTGGATTCTTCGCCGCCGTCGCCGCCCTCCGCGGCGGCGGCAAGTGGGACCTACTACAATCCAGCATAGGCATTTCCGCCATGCACATGCAACTCCTCCACAACGACAAGATCGTCGCGTTCGACCGCACCAACATCGGCCCCTCCAACATCTCATTGCCCGCCGGCAAGTGCCACCACGGCGTCAGCGGCGGTGGCAGTTTCGGCGGCAATAAAACGCCGCCGGACGACAACTGCACCGCGCATTCCGTCGAGTACGACGTCGTTTCCAACTCCATCCGCCCTGTCCTCGTCCTCTCCGACTTCTGGTGCTCCTCCGCCTCCGTCTCCCCCGCCGGAACCCTAATCCAGACCGGCGGCTACGGCGAAGGCACCCGCGTCGTCAGGCGGTTCAATCCGTGCAACGACGCGGAATGCGATTGGGAGGAAATCAAATACGGGTTGACCCGACCGCGGTGGTACTCCACCGACCATATCTTGCCGGACGGCCGCCAAATCATCGTCGGCGGCCGGCGAGCGTTTAATTACGAGTTTTTTCCCAAATCCGGCCCGGCGGATGCCGTCTATTCCCTCCCGTTTCTAGCGCAGACAACCGATCCCGGCCAGGGCGCCGAGAATAACCTATATCCTTTCGTTCTCCTCAACGTCGACGGAAACCTATTCATCTTCGCAAACAATCGAGCAATTTTGTTGGATTATGTTAACAACGTTGTTGTGAGACAATATCCCCAGATTCCCGGCGGCGAGCCGAGGAATTATCCGAGCAGTGGCTCGGCCGTTCTTTTACCTCTGAAGAATTTGAAAGGTTCAACAACAATGGCGGAGGTTTTGGTATGCGGTGGGTCACCTAAAGACGCATATTATAATGCGAGAAGGAATATTTTCGTTGGGGCATTGAATACTTGTGGGCGGATCGTGATAACCGACCCGAACCCGGTATGGATAACGGAGGAGATGCCGTTTCCGAGGGTGATGGGGGACATGGTGGTGTTGCCCACTGGGAATGTTCTGATTATTAACGGCGCTACTAACGGCGCGGCCGGGTGGGATTTAGCCCGGAACCCGGCTTTCCACCCGGTTCTCTACCGCCCCGATGGCCCGCCCCGGTCCCGATTCGACCTCCAAAACCCTAACAAAATCCCTAGAATGTATCACTCCACCGCCGTCCTCATCACCGACGGCCGCGTCCTCGTCGCCGGCAGCAACCCTCACGCAACCTACAAGTTCACCAATGTCGCCTTCCCGACGGAATTAAGCATGGAAGCGTTCTCCCCGTCGTACCTGGACCCGAAATACGCCGCCCTCCGGCCGGAGATTCTCTCACCGGCGTCCCAATCTTGGCTGAGCTACGGCGAAGTGGTGTCCGTTCAGTTTAAGGTTTCCGGCAAGGTGGATTTGAGCTCAGTTAAGGTAACAATGGTGTCGCCGGCGTTTAGTACACACTCGTTTTCGATGAATCAACGGTTACTGGTTCTGAACATCGTGAAAGTGAAGGCCGCCGGAGAAGAATCGTACGGAATCGACGTGGTGGCTCCGGATTCCGGTAACCTGGCGCCGTCTGGATACTATCTTCTCTTCGTGGTTCATCGGGAAATACCCAGCAAAGGAATCTGGGTACACATACAGTAA
- the LOC116023065 gene encoding V-type proton ATPase 16 kDa proteolipid subunit-like, whose translation MSSAFSGDETAPFFGFLGAAAALVFSCMGAAYGTAKSGVGVASMGVMRPELVMKSIVPVVMAGVLGIYGLIIAVIISTGINPKTKSYYLFDGYAHLSSGLACGLAGLSAGMAIGIVGDAGVRANAQQPKLFVGMILILIFAEALALYGLIVGIILSSRAGQSRAE comes from the exons ATGTCGTCAGCTTTCAGCGGAGATGAAACGGCACCGTTCTTCGGCTTCCTCGGCGCTGCTGCCGCCCTAGTATTCTCTT GTATGGGAGCCGCTTACGGGACCGCGAAGAGTGGGGTTGGTGTGGCGTCGATGGGCGTCATGAGGCCGGAGCTGGTGATGAAGTCCATTGTGCCGGTGGTTATGGCTGGTGTGTTGGGTATTTACGGCTTGATTATCGCTGTGATCATCAGTACTGGGATCAACCCCAAGACCAAGTCATACTATCTCTTTGATGGCTACGCTCACCTTTCTTCTGGCCTTGCTTGTGGCCTCGCTGGCCTTTCTGCTGGTATGGCCATTGGAATCGTTGGTGATGCCGGTGTTAG GGCCAATGCACAACAGCCCAAACTTTTCGTCGGGATGATTCTCATTCTCATTTTCGCTGAAGCTCTTGCTCTCTATGGCCTTATTGTTGGAATCATCCTCTCCTCCCGCGCTGGTCAGTCCAGAGCAGAATAG
- the LOC116023180 gene encoding probable 1-acylglycerol-3-phosphate O-acyltransferase, whose amino-acid sequence MSIVLRRCWRPARVKMAEEINSPSAAAAAAAATAAASEKKKRSLWPSVLRWIPTSTDRIIEAEKRLLSLVKTPYTQERVNIGSGPPGSKVRWFRSASNEPRFINTVSFDSKEGSPTLVMVHGYGASQGFFFRNFDYLAKHFRVIAIDQLGWGGSSRPDFTCKSTEETEAWFIDSFEEWRKAKNLTNFILLGHSFGGYVAAKYALQHPEHVQHLILVGSAGFTSETEHKSEWLTQFRATWKGAIMNHLWESNFTPQKLVRGLGPWGPDLVRKYTGSRFSSAGDGLTNEESTLLADYMYHTLAAKASGELCLKYIFSFGAFARSPLLHRASEWKVPTTFIYGVHDWMNYEGAVEARKNMKVPCEIIRVPQSGHFVFIENAPDFHSAVYYACRRFLSSDQDNQSSNQDNQSLPESLLFV is encoded by the exons ATGAGCATAGTGCTGAGGAGGTGTTGGAGACCGGCGAGAGTGAAGATGGCGGAAGAGATTAATTCACCTTCTGctgctgcggcggcggcggccgcCACCGCGGCTGCTTcggaaaagaagaagagatcGCTATGGCCGTCTGTTCTGCGCTGGATCCCTACTTCCACTGATCGCATCATCGAAGCCGAGAAGCGCCTGCTTTCTCTTGTCAA GACTCCCTATACTCAAGAGAGAGTTAATATTGGTTCCGGTCCGCCGGGGTCCAAAGTTAGGTGGTTTAGATCCGCTAGCAATGAGCCGAGGTTCATAAATACAGTTAGTTTTGACAGCAAAGAGGGATCTCCTACTCTTGTTATGGTTCACGGATATGGTGCTTCTCAAGGCTTCTTTTTTCGCAATTTTGACTATCTTGCCAAGCACTTCAGAGTCATTGCCATTGATCAGCTTGG GTGGGGAGGATCTAGCAGACCTGACTTCACATGCAAAAGTACAGAAG AAACTGAGGCATGGTTCATTGATTCTTTTGAGGAGTGGCGCAAAGCCAAAAACCTGACTAACTTTATTTTACTCGGGCATTCATTTGGAGGGTATGTTGCTGCAAAATATGCACTCCAG CATCCTGAGCATGTTCAACACTTGATACTGGTGGGATCTGCTGGGTTTACATCAGAAACAGAACACAAGTCAGAGTGGCTTACACAGTTTAGAGCAACATGGAAAGGAGCTATTATGAATCATCTATGGGAGTCTAATTTTACCCCTCAGAAGCTTGTTAG AGGTTTAGGTCCATGGGGCCCAGATCTAGTTCGCAAATATACAGGTTCTAGGTTTAGTTCAGCTGGGGATGGTTTGACCAATGAGGAGTCTACGCTACTGGCAG ATTATATGTACCACACTCTGGCAGCCAAAGCAAGTGGGGAGCTGtgcttaaaatatattttctcctTTGGAGCATTTGCTCGGAGTCCTCTTTTACATAG GGCTTCGGAGTGGAAGGTACCGACAACCTTCATATATGGTGTTCATGATTGGATGAATTACGAAGGAGCAGTAGAAGCACGCAAGAATATGAAAGTTCCATGTGAAATCATAAGGGTACCTCAG AGTGGGCATTTTGTGTTTATAGAGAATGCACCAGATTTCCATTCTGCTGTATACTATGCTTGTCGTAGATTTCTTTCATCAGACCAAGACAATCAGTCATCAAATCAAGACAATCAGTCACTTCCTGAATCCCTATTATTTGTTTAA